From one Rosa rugosa chromosome 4, drRosRugo1.1, whole genome shotgun sequence genomic stretch:
- the LOC133743667 gene encoding (R)-mandelonitrile beta-glucosyltransferase-like: MAEKPHAVCMPHPAQGHINPMLKLAKLLHYKGFHITFVNTEYNHRRWLKSRGPNSADGLPSFRFETIPDGLPPTDANATQHIPSLCESTKKNCLAPFRELLSKLNSSSNNNIPQVTCIVADGVMSYSLDAGEELGIPVVLFWTPSASGFMGYLQYHRLIQEGLTPLKDSSCLTNGYLDTVIDWIPGMRGIRLKDIPSFIRTTDPDDIMLNFLVYETERSQRASAIILNTFYDLEHEVLDALSSLLPPIYTIGPVHLQLHQIPSDSELKLIESNLWIEEPECLDWLHLKEQNSVVYVNFGSITVMTAEQLIEFAWGLANSNKPFLWVIRPDLVAGESAVLPPEFLEEIKERGLLSSWCPQEQVLSHPAIGGFLTHGGWNSTIESVSGGVPMICWPFFAEQQMNCMYCCKEWGIGMEIEGEVRRNYIEGLVRELMEGEEGNEMRKKAKELKRLAEEASSGPNGLSFLNLEKLVNQVLLSPRI; this comes from the exons ATGGCAGAAAAGCCACATGCAGTTTGCATGCCACACCCAGCTCAAGGTCACATAAACCCAATGCTCAAACTAGCCAAACTGCTTCACTACAAAGGTTTTCATATAACCTTTGTCAACACAGAGTACAACCATAGACGCTGGCTTAAATCGCGAGGCCCTAACTCCGCTGATGGCCTCCCTTCCTTTCGATTTGAAACAATTCCAGATGGCCTCCCTCCAACTGATGCAAATGCTACACAACACATACCATCCTTATGTGAATCCACAAAGAAAAACTGCTTAGCTCCCTTCAGAGAACTTCTTTCAAAGCTGAATTCTTCTTCAAACAATAATATCCCTCAGGTAACTTGCATAGTGGCTGATGGTGTCATGAGCTACAGTCTAGACGCTGGTGAGGAACTGGGGATTCCGGTAGTTCTTTTCTGGACACCAAGTGCTTCTGGCTTCATGGGCTACCTTCAGTATCACCGACTCATCCAAGAGGGTCTCACTCCTCTCAAAG ATTCTAGCTGTTTGACAAACGGGTATTTGGATACTGTAATAGATTGGATACCAGGCATGAGAGGTATCCGTTTAAAGGACATCCCGAGTTTCATTAGGACAACAGACCCAGATGACATCATGCTGAATTTTCTTGTATATGAGACTGAACGATCTCAAAGAGCTTCTGCTATTATCTTGAACACGTTCTACGACTTGGAGCATGAAGTTCTAGATGCACTGTCAAGTTTGCTACCACCCATTTACACCATTGGACCTGTACATCTACAACTTCATCAGATCCCATCAGATAGCGAGTTGAAGTTGATAGAATCAAACCTATGGATAGAGGAACCAGAGTGTCTTGACTGGCTTCACTTAAAAGAACAAAATTCTGTTGTATATGTCAATTTCGGAAGCATTACAGTCATGACAGCCGAGCAGCTAATTGAGTTTGCTTGGGGACTTGCAAACAGCAACAAGCCATTTCTCTGGGTCATAAGGCCTGACCTTGTTGCTGGGGAATCAGCTGTGCTTCCACCAGAGTTTCtagaagaaatcaaagaaaGGGGCCTATTATCAAGTTGGTGCCCTCAAGAACAAGTTTTGAGCCACCCAGCAATAGGGGGCTTCTTGACACATGGTGGATGGAACTCTACTATTGAAAGTGTGAGTGGTGGAGTGCCCATGATTTGTTGGCCTTTCTTTGCTGAGCAACAAATGAATTGTATGTACTGTTGTAAAGAATGGGGCATAGGCATGGAGATAGAGGGTGAGGTCAGGAGAAATTACATAGAAGGGCTTGTGAGAGAGTTGATGGAGGGAGAGGAGGGCAATGAGATGAGGAAGAAAGCCAAGGAATTGAAGAGGTTGGCAGAGGAGGCCTCTAGTGGTCCTAATGGGTTATCATTTTTGAATTTGGAGAAGCTGGTTAACCAGGTGCTTCTGTCTCCCAGAATTTAG
- the LOC133744205 gene encoding F-box protein At5g51380-like, with protein sequence MAQLSDQILLEILAKLSEPDQNPSLLVCKRWLSLLGRLVRSVKVPILTQVDLVLGSLISDQNSGILLNHGGFSVPVACSGHRVFEADCDLVPGEVVDRGLSELGSGCPNLKKLVVIGASELGWLSIAEECPTLQELELHKCNDNLLRGIAACENLQVLKLVANVEGLCGSVVSDIGLTIFFLSGILCFFWYTVSS encoded by the exons ATGGCCCAATTGTCCGATCAAATCCTCCTCGAAATTCTGGCCAAGTTGTCGGAGCCGGATCAGAACCCGAGCTTGCTAGTCTGCAAGCGGTGGTTGAGCCTCCTGGGCCGGCTTGTGAGGTCCGTGAAG GTTCCGATCTTGACCCAGGTTGATCTGGTACTCGGTTCACTGATCTCGGACCAGAATTCCGGGATTTTGCTGAATCATGGTGGGTTTTCGGTGCCGGTTGCTTGTTCCGGTCACCGGGTTTTCGAAGCTGACTGTGATTTGGTTCCTGGTGAGGTTGTGGATAGAGGGCTTAGTGAGTTAGGGAGTGGGTGCCCCAATTTGAAGAAGCTAGTTGTGATTGGGGCTAGTGAGTTAGGGTGGCTAAGTATAGCAGAAGAGTGTCCAACTCTTCAAGAGTTGGAGTTGCACAAGTGCAATGACAATTTGCTGAGAGGGATTGCAGCTTGTGAGAATTTGCAAGTGTTGAAGTTGGTGGCCAATGTGGAGGGGCTATGTGGTTCTGTGGTTTCGGATATCGGGTtgacgattttttttttgtctggtATACTGtgttttttttggtatactgtGAGCTCCTAG
- the LOC133743666 gene encoding (R)-mandelonitrile beta-glucosyltransferase-like codes for MVATLAIKLVRTLYPRASHREREREREEMDCIALTSQKPHAVCIPFPAQGHINPMLKLVKLLHFKGFHITFVNTEFIHKRLLKSRGPNSLDGFPSFRFETIPDGLPPTDANVATQHMPSLCESTRKNCLAPFRDLLLKLNSSPNSPPVTCIVADGIMNFTLDAAQELGLPEVIFWTTSACGFMGYLQYRNLIEKGLVPLKDDSYLTNGYLDTVIDWIPGMKGIQLKDIPTFIRTTDPNDPILHVILHDTEQVQRASAIILNTFDALEHEVLEAISHLLPPIYSIGPLDLQLNQIPAEDNTFKLTGASLWREEPDCFEWLDSKEPSSVIYVNFGSSTVMTDEQLIEFAWGLADSSITFFWVIRPNLVGGESPVVPPEFIEQTKDRGLLASWCCQEQVLSHPAIGGFLTHSGWNSTIESVCGGVPMICWPFNGEQQTNCRYCCKEWGIGMEMEGDVKRNYIESLVRKLMEEKEGKEMRKKSMEWKKLAEKATTGPHGSSFLDLDKMVNQVLLSPKD; via the exons ATGGTGGCCACACTAGCTATAAAACTGGTAAGAACTCTGTATCCCAGAGCATcccatagagagagagagagagagagagaggaaatggATTGCATTGCCTTAACGTCGCAGAAGCCACATGCAGTCTGCATCCCATTCCCAGCTCAAGGCCACATAAACCCAATGCTAAAATTGGTTAAACTCCTCCACTTCAAAGGTTTTCATATAACCTTTGTCAACACAGAGTTCATACATAAACGCCTGCTGAAATCTCGAGGTCCAAATTCTCTTGATGGTTTCCCTTCCTTTAGATTCGAGACAATTCCAGATGGTCTTCCTCCAACTGATGCGAATGTTGCCACCCAACACATGCCATCGCTATGCGAATCCACAAGGAAAAACTGCCTAGCACCCTTCAGAGACCTTCTTTTGAAGCTCAATTCTTCACCAAATTCGCCTCCAGTAACCTGCATAGTTGCTGATGGTATCATGAACTTCACTCTTGATGCAGCCCAAGAACTAGGCCTTCCTGAAGTTATTTTCTGGACAACAAGTGCCTGTGGTTTCATGGGCTACCTTCAATATCGCAATCTCATTGAAAAGGGTTTAGTTCCTCTTAAAG ACGACAGTTATTTAACAAATGGGTATTTGGATACAGTAATAGATTGGATTCCAGGAATGAAAGGAATCCAATTGAAGGATATCCCAACCTTCATTAGAACCACTGACCCAAATGACCCCATTCTGCACGTGATTTTGCACGATACAGAACAAGTTCAAAGAGCTTCTGCTATCATTTTGAATACGTTTGATGCCTTAGAGCATGAAGTTCTCGAGGCAATTTCGCATTTGCTACCACCTATATACTCCATTGGACCCCTGGACCTACAACTTAATCAGATACCAGCTGAAGATAACACCTTCAAGTTGACTGGAGCAAGTCTATGGAGAGAAGAACCAGACTGTTTTGAATGGCTTGACTCTAAAGAACCTAGTTCTGTGATTTATGTCAACTTTGGAAGCAGCACAGTCATGACAGATGAGCAGCTAATTGAATTCGCTTGGGGCCTTGCAGACAGCAGCATCacttttttttgggtcattAGGCCTAACCTTGTTGGGGGAGAATCACCTGTGGTACCACCAGAGTTTATAGAACAGACTAAAGACAGGGGTCTACTGGCAAGCTGGTGCTGTCAAGAACAAGTCTTGAGCCACCCAGCTATAGGAGGGTTCTTGACGCATAGTGGGTGGAACTCAACCATTGAAAGTGTGTGCGGTGGAGTGCCGATGATCTGTTGGCCCTTCAACGGCGAGCAACAAACCAACTGTAGGTACTGTTGCAAAGAATGGGGCATAGGCATGGAGATGGAGGGTGATGTTAAAAGAAACTACATAGAAAGCCTTGTGAGGAAGTTAATGGAGGAAAAGGAGGGAAAAGAGATGAGGAAGAAATCCATGGAATGGAAGAAGTTGGCAGAGAAGGCCACTACAGGTCCTCATGGATCATCTTTCTTGGATTTGGACAAAATGGTTAATCAGGTGCTGCTATCTCCAAAAGATTAG